In Arthrobacter sp. QXT-31, one genomic interval encodes:
- a CDS encoding type III polyketide synthase, translated as MTVYVRALETAVPPTLLIQHEARDVFAAQPGLTRLGSRLVTTCFDSAAIDTRYTAVRELTLDSDAEDPQFFDPQTGLLRSPSTKARNNLFVEEATKLFIEAADAAVSKCDGIDRLDITHLVTVSCTGFFNPGPDYKIVRALGLNPAVQRYHLGFMGCYAAFPALRAAKSFCEADPTAVVLVVCAELCSLHVRTSNDPDTIMGSALFADGAAAAVVTARNDLPNPPLLQLDHFETVLTPVGEDSMAWNIGDEGFEMVLGNYVPHIIDEHIVGALEPLLARDPSLRELPYRDITHWAIHPGGRSILDKVQSRLDLTDEQLLPARETLRNYGNMSSATVLFVLKHILILPLREGDERICSMAFGPGLTVETGLFTKVAQPADEPDAVAGEAEPSLA; from the coding sequence ATGACGGTCTATGTGAGAGCTCTTGAAACTGCAGTTCCTCCGACTCTGCTCATCCAGCACGAGGCCCGTGACGTGTTCGCCGCCCAGCCCGGGCTGACCCGCCTTGGCTCCCGGCTCGTGACCACCTGCTTCGATTCCGCGGCCATCGATACCCGGTACACCGCGGTGCGCGAGCTGACCCTGGACTCCGACGCCGAAGATCCGCAGTTCTTCGATCCGCAGACCGGCCTGCTGCGGAGCCCCAGCACCAAGGCCCGCAACAACCTCTTCGTAGAGGAGGCAACGAAGCTCTTTATCGAGGCGGCGGACGCGGCGGTTTCCAAGTGCGACGGCATTGATCGGCTGGACATCACCCACCTCGTCACGGTCTCCTGCACCGGTTTCTTCAACCCCGGGCCGGATTACAAGATCGTCCGCGCCCTGGGCCTTAACCCCGCGGTGCAGCGCTACCATCTCGGTTTCATGGGCTGTTACGCCGCCTTTCCCGCGCTGCGCGCGGCGAAATCCTTCTGTGAGGCAGATCCGACGGCGGTCGTTCTGGTTGTGTGCGCCGAGCTCTGTTCCCTGCACGTGCGCACCTCCAACGACCCGGACACGATCATGGGATCTGCCTTGTTTGCGGACGGCGCCGCGGCGGCCGTGGTGACGGCCCGCAATGACCTGCCGAATCCGCCGCTGCTCCAGCTGGACCACTTCGAGACCGTCCTGACGCCCGTGGGCGAGGATTCAATGGCCTGGAACATCGGCGATGAGGGCTTTGAAATGGTGCTCGGCAACTACGTGCCGCACATCATCGATGAACACATCGTGGGCGCCCTCGAGCCGCTGCTGGCACGCGACCCCTCGCTGCGGGAACTCCCCTACCGCGACATCACGCACTGGGCCATCCACCCTGGCGGCCGCAGCATCCTGGACAAGGTGCAGTCCCGGCTGGACCTCACGGACGAGCAGCTGCTGCCGGCGCGCGAAACGCTGCGGAACTACGGCAACATGAGCAGCGCCACGGTGCTCTTCGTCCTCAAGCACATCCTGATTCTTCCGCTGCGGGAGGGGGACGAACGCATCTGCTCCATGGCCTTCGGACCCGGGCTGACCGTGGAAACCGGCCTGTTCACGAAGGTGGCGCAGCCGGCGGATGAACCCGATGCCGTCGCCGGCGAGGCCGAGCCGTCCCTGGCCTGA
- a CDS encoding class I SAM-dependent methyltransferase has product MRIPGGGPEAGILGPGFLGGRDTAAVEDMDRPDCDPDRLRRTYEQFGLVNRVVAGWHRLYRTRVRPQLTSSGEAALLDVGCGGGDLAVMIARWAARDRIPLHVTGIDPDARAYRFAARRKPVPGVKFRQASSGDLLAEGRQYDVVISNHVLHHLTAPELQSFLDDSAGLARRLALHNDLRRSAAAYALFSAGALPLTGSYIRGDGLTSIRRSYTVTELAAVVPAGWTVEPHAPFHCLLSYRRHDTYGQGRA; this is encoded by the coding sequence GTGAGGATCCCGGGCGGCGGACCCGAGGCCGGCATCCTTGGCCCCGGTTTTCTTGGCGGGCGGGACACGGCAGCCGTGGAGGACATGGACCGGCCGGACTGCGACCCGGACCGGCTGCGGCGCACCTATGAGCAGTTTGGCCTGGTCAACCGCGTGGTGGCCGGCTGGCACCGGCTGTACCGGACCAGGGTGCGGCCGCAGCTCACTAGCTCCGGCGAGGCCGCGCTGCTGGACGTCGGCTGCGGCGGCGGCGACCTCGCCGTGATGATCGCCCGCTGGGCGGCCAGGGACAGGATCCCGCTTCACGTGACCGGGATTGACCCGGACGCCAGGGCCTACCGCTTCGCCGCCCGCCGCAAACCGGTTCCGGGCGTAAAGTTCAGGCAGGCCAGCAGCGGCGACCTGCTCGCCGAAGGCCGGCAGTACGACGTCGTCATTTCGAACCACGTGCTGCACCACCTGACCGCGCCGGAGCTGCAGTCCTTCCTGGACGATTCTGCCGGGCTCGCACGCCGGCTGGCCCTTCACAACGACCTGCGGCGCAGTGCGGCCGCCTATGCGCTGTTCAGTGCCGGCGCGCTGCCGCTCACCGGCTCCTACATCCGCGGGGACGGGCTGACCTCGATCAGGCGCAGTTATACCGTTACTGAACTGGCCGCCGTCGTCCCCGCCGGCTGGACCGTGGAGCCGCACGCCCCCTTCCACTGCCTGCTCAGCTACCGGCGGCACGATACCTACGGGCAGGGCCGGGCATGA
- a CDS encoding FAD-dependent oxidoreductase, whose product MTDVLIVGGGPVGLFLGSLLLQQGVAVRVLEKRAGRNAHTRAIGIHPPALAALERIGVAQELIGRGIPIRQGFAVNNGRRIARMPFAAVSDTYPYVLAVPQPVTEEVLERRLRELDSEALLRNARVTGMHDDGGRVTLSVTTAAGAASCTAAFVVGADGAYSTVRTLLRVAAPEKLYPDHYLMGDFPESSPFGHDAALFLESEGIVESFPLPGSVRRWVVRLGKPPASPDAEQLAGLVARRTRTALDAGANTMLSGFSVRSRLAARMVSGRTALIGDAAHEISPIGGQGMNLGWLDAEALLPVLLDIVRGQPAIAALRQFDAARRRAAATARRQAEVNMALGRPLPNVLLRPRNAAIARAAAIPAFNALVARRFTMQ is encoded by the coding sequence ATGACCGACGTGCTGATTGTGGGCGGGGGCCCGGTTGGCCTCTTCCTCGGCTCGCTGCTCCTGCAGCAGGGGGTCGCGGTGCGGGTCCTGGAAAAGCGGGCCGGACGGAACGCGCACACCAGGGCCATCGGCATCCATCCGCCGGCCCTCGCCGCCCTGGAGCGCATCGGCGTTGCCCAGGAGCTGATCGGCCGGGGCATCCCGATCCGCCAGGGATTCGCGGTGAACAACGGCCGGAGGATCGCCCGCATGCCGTTCGCTGCCGTTTCCGATACGTATCCCTACGTCCTCGCCGTGCCCCAGCCCGTGACGGAGGAGGTGCTGGAGCGGCGGCTCCGGGAGCTGGACAGCGAGGCGCTGCTCCGGAACGCCCGCGTGACAGGAATGCACGACGACGGCGGCCGGGTCACCCTCAGCGTCACCACTGCCGCGGGTGCTGCCAGCTGCACCGCCGCTTTCGTCGTGGGCGCCGACGGCGCCTACTCGACAGTGCGGACCCTGCTGCGCGTCGCAGCGCCGGAGAAACTGTACCCGGACCACTACCTGATGGGCGACTTCCCCGAATCAAGTCCCTTCGGCCACGACGCCGCACTCTTCCTGGAAAGCGAAGGCATCGTGGAGTCCTTTCCGCTTCCCGGCAGTGTCCGCCGCTGGGTGGTCCGGCTGGGGAAGCCTCCGGCCAGCCCCGACGCAGAACAGCTGGCCGGACTCGTCGCCCGCCGGACCCGGACGGCGCTGGACGCCGGTGCCAACACCATGCTCAGCGGCTTCAGCGTCCGCTCCCGGCTGGCCGCGCGCATGGTCTCCGGCCGGACCGCGCTTATCGGTGATGCCGCGCATGAGATCAGCCCCATCGGCGGACAGGGAATGAACCTCGGCTGGCTGGACGCCGAAGCGCTGCTGCCGGTTCTCCTCGACATTGTGCGCGGTCAGCCCGCCATTGCAGCCCTCCGGCAATTCGACGCCGCACGGCGCCGCGCGGCAGCCACCGCCAGGCGCCAGGCCGAGGTGAACATGGCGCTGGGCCGGCCGCTGCCCAATGTTCTGCTGCGCCCCCGGAACGCGGCGATCGCCCGGGCCGCAGCCATCCCGGCCTTCAATGCCCTGGTGGCGCGCCGCTTCACCATGCAGTAG
- a CDS encoding peptide deformylase: MVHASPPTSYSPARIRETVQELLASDSLPPIVQAGHPVLRQHAAPFEGQLESAELSQLIVLMRKVMHAAPGVGLAAPQLGVPLQLAVLEDQFEIDDAVAAARGRAPLEFFAMLNPSYSPVGAGTAAFFEGCLSLSGLQAVVERAESVRLEYVTPDGGQVTRDFSGWQARIVQHETDHLHGRLYIDRAELRSLSTNSEYAARWAEPGIGTASRELGFPSGAGAYVETGREAAPDSAG; encoded by the coding sequence ATGGTCCACGCATCCCCGCCTACGTCCTACAGCCCCGCCCGCATCCGGGAAACCGTGCAGGAACTGCTGGCCTCGGACTCCCTGCCGCCTATTGTGCAGGCCGGCCACCCCGTCCTCAGGCAGCACGCCGCTCCCTTTGAGGGCCAGCTGGAGTCCGCGGAGCTCAGCCAGCTGATTGTCCTGATGAGGAAGGTCATGCATGCCGCTCCCGGCGTCGGCCTGGCGGCTCCGCAGCTGGGCGTTCCGCTGCAGCTGGCCGTCCTCGAGGACCAGTTTGAGATCGACGACGCCGTTGCAGCGGCAAGGGGCCGGGCACCGCTGGAGTTCTTCGCCATGCTGAATCCGTCCTACTCCCCCGTGGGCGCCGGCACGGCCGCCTTCTTCGAAGGCTGCCTGTCACTGTCCGGCTTGCAGGCCGTGGTCGAGCGTGCCGAAAGCGTGCGGCTGGAGTATGTAACGCCCGACGGCGGACAGGTCACCAGGGACTTCAGCGGCTGGCAGGCGCGGATCGTCCAGCACGAGACCGACCACCTCCACGGCCGGCTCTACATCGACCGCGCCGAGCTCCGCTCACTCAGCACCAACAGCGAATACGCTGCGCGCTGGGCCGAACCGGGCATCGGCACCGCCAGCCGGGAGCTTGGCTTCCCGTCCGGCGCAGGGGCATACGTGGAGACCGGCCGGGAAGCTGCACCGGATTCTGCGGGCTAG
- a CDS encoding S9 family peptidase, with the protein MKPEHLPLLNSVSAPAVLPDGTRAVVSVVRPDFAADSYVGQLWSVPRDPEKLPRRITRGFRDTAPAFSPDGRVLAFLRASPGGKPQLHVVEAAGGEPQALTDRKMGVSSFAWSPDSTRIVFASREPEDGRYGTVDGVGSGAEDARLITDYKYRMNGVGYTRDKPLQLFLLDVPELGREPWVKPVGRGARRNDSAAGNNSTGDDDTRRDDAGSDNGEAGRSAASGGESGGFPEARQLTTAATDHTGATFSRDGTAVYFVAALHEDADQDLATGIYRVKADGGTPALVPVPNLGAQTVSDVRESADGRWLFFTGQDLGSTRQDFVAKNTVLYAMPASGGDATALSDAENMDVAAPGNTIGLRGQDSALVLNTAQGTVELLEFSATGNHSLLVHGDRVVGGAEDGAGTVFLSYSDAATAGDVAVLEDGQLRLLSDFSAALRTEAGIIEPQELTFPAPDGYPVHGWLVLPPGKGPHPVLLNIHGGPFAQYTTAFFDEAQVYASAGYAVLMCNPRGSAGYGQAHGRSIKERMGTVDMQDVLAFLDGSLEKFSSLDAGALGIMGGSYGGYLTAWTISQDHRFRAAIVERGFLDPVSFTGSSDIGWFFGGEYVGSAADQVAAQSPMATVAAVRTPTLVIHSEDDLRCPVEQGQRYFTALKQQGVDSSFLVFPGEDHELSRTGTPHHRRQRFEHILAWWAKYLPTDSNRGESS; encoded by the coding sequence GTGAAGCCTGAACATCTGCCGCTGCTCAATTCCGTCTCCGCCCCCGCAGTCCTCCCTGACGGCACCAGGGCCGTTGTGTCCGTTGTCCGGCCTGACTTTGCCGCCGACTCGTATGTTGGCCAGCTGTGGAGTGTGCCGCGGGACCCCGAAAAGCTGCCCCGGCGGATCACCCGGGGCTTCCGTGACACGGCGCCCGCGTTTTCGCCGGACGGGCGGGTGCTGGCTTTCCTCCGCGCCAGCCCGGGCGGCAAGCCCCAGCTCCACGTGGTGGAGGCTGCCGGCGGGGAGCCGCAGGCCCTGACCGACAGAAAGATGGGCGTCAGTTCGTTCGCATGGTCGCCGGATTCCACCCGGATCGTCTTCGCGTCCCGGGAGCCGGAAGACGGCCGCTACGGAACGGTCGACGGTGTGGGCTCCGGCGCCGAGGACGCGCGGCTGATCACGGACTACAAGTACCGGATGAACGGTGTGGGCTACACCCGGGACAAGCCCCTGCAGCTTTTCCTGCTCGACGTGCCCGAACTGGGCCGGGAACCCTGGGTCAAGCCAGTGGGGCGCGGCGCCAGGCGGAACGACAGTGCGGCGGGCAACAACAGCACGGGCGATGACGATACGCGCCGGGACGACGCGGGCAGCGACAACGGCGAGGCCGGCCGCTCTGCAGCGTCAGGCGGGGAATCCGGCGGGTTCCCGGAGGCACGCCAGCTCACGACGGCGGCAACCGACCACACCGGCGCCACCTTCAGCCGCGACGGCACTGCCGTCTACTTCGTGGCTGCCCTCCACGAGGATGCCGACCAGGATCTGGCCACCGGGATCTACCGGGTGAAGGCCGACGGCGGCACGCCGGCTCTGGTGCCGGTCCCCAACCTGGGTGCCCAGACGGTCTCCGACGTCCGTGAGTCGGCCGACGGGCGCTGGCTGTTCTTCACCGGGCAGGACCTGGGCAGCACCCGCCAGGACTTCGTTGCCAAAAACACGGTCCTGTACGCCATGCCCGCCAGCGGCGGCGACGCCACGGCCCTGAGCGATGCCGAGAACATGGACGTTGCAGCGCCCGGCAACACCATCGGCCTCCGCGGCCAGGACAGTGCGCTGGTACTCAACACCGCCCAGGGGACGGTGGAGCTGCTCGAGTTCAGCGCCACCGGGAACCATTCCCTCCTCGTTCACGGTGACAGGGTGGTCGGCGGAGCCGAGGATGGTGCCGGCACGGTGTTCCTCAGCTACAGCGACGCCGCCACGGCAGGGGACGTGGCCGTCCTCGAGGATGGCCAGCTGCGCCTGCTCAGCGACTTCTCCGCCGCGCTGCGGACTGAAGCGGGCATCATCGAACCGCAGGAATTAACGTTCCCGGCCCCTGACGGCTACCCGGTCCACGGCTGGCTGGTGCTGCCGCCGGGGAAGGGTCCGCACCCCGTGTTGCTGAACATCCATGGCGGACCGTTCGCGCAGTACACCACCGCGTTCTTCGATGAGGCGCAGGTCTACGCCTCGGCCGGCTATGCCGTGCTGATGTGCAATCCGCGCGGCTCGGCCGGCTATGGCCAGGCCCATGGACGGAGCATCAAGGAGCGGATGGGCACGGTGGACATGCAGGACGTGCTGGCCTTCCTGGACGGCAGCCTGGAGAAATTCTCCTCCCTCGACGCCGGCGCCCTCGGCATCATGGGCGGCTCCTACGGCGGGTACCTCACGGCGTGGACCATCAGCCAGGACCACCGGTTCCGGGCAGCCATCGTGGAGCGGGGTTTCCTGGATCCCGTGAGCTTCACGGGCTCGTCGGACATCGGCTGGTTCTTCGGCGGTGAGTATGTCGGCTCAGCAGCGGACCAAGTGGCCGCGCAAAGCCCGATGGCCACGGTCGCCGCGGTCCGGACGCCCACGCTGGTCATCCACAGCGAGGATGACCTCCGTTGCCCGGTGGAACAGGGCCAGCGCTACTTCACGGCGCTCAAGCAGCAGGGCGTCGACTCTTCGTTCCTCGTGTTCCCCGGTGAGGACCACGAGCTGTCGCGCACCGGGACGCCGCATCACCGGCGGCAGCGGTTCGAACACATCCTGGCCTGGTGGGCAAAGTACCTGCCGACGGACAGCAACAGAGGTGAATCCAGCTAG
- a CDS encoding putative RNA methyltransferase — protein sequence MLSRLPVLLCPVCRQDLQPVHDGGTGRVRALACQERHSFDAARQGYFNLLVGKGTAFESDTAEMVAARTAFLDAGHYRPLADALAQAAAPALQGPAPAVLDSGTGTGHYLRAILDYLDGSGARDSREGLAAVGLDISKFALRRAARLNPEAINLVGDVWQPLPLPDAAVDVVTVVFAPRNAAEFARVLKPAGRLIVVTPRAGHLGEVASQAGLLGIDPAKDERLAEALAGRFAPLSTRDIDVDLSLSPEDVANLALMGPAGHHTDRAALTEKLAGLPPVTRVSARFRISVFVPSEIPAL from the coding sequence ATGCTTTCGCGCCTACCCGTCCTCCTTTGCCCCGTCTGCCGCCAGGACCTCCAGCCCGTCCACGACGGCGGAACAGGCCGGGTCCGGGCGCTAGCATGCCAGGAGCGGCACAGCTTCGACGCCGCCCGGCAGGGGTATTTCAACCTGCTGGTGGGCAAGGGAACCGCCTTCGAATCGGATACGGCGGAGATGGTTGCGGCAAGGACAGCCTTCCTCGACGCCGGCCACTACCGGCCGTTGGCCGACGCCCTGGCGCAGGCCGCGGCGCCGGCCCTGCAGGGCCCCGCCCCCGCGGTGCTCGACTCCGGAACGGGGACGGGACACTACCTGCGGGCGATCCTGGACTATTTGGACGGCAGCGGTGCTCGGGACAGTCGCGAAGGGCTTGCCGCCGTCGGGCTGGACATCTCCAAGTTCGCCCTGCGCCGCGCCGCCAGGCTGAACCCGGAAGCCATCAACCTGGTGGGTGACGTCTGGCAGCCGCTGCCCCTGCCCGACGCCGCCGTCGACGTCGTCACCGTGGTGTTCGCGCCGCGCAACGCTGCCGAGTTCGCCCGAGTCCTCAAGCCCGCCGGCAGGCTGATCGTGGTGACGCCGCGTGCCGGCCACCTCGGCGAGGTCGCCAGCCAGGCCGGACTGCTGGGCATCGATCCGGCCAAGGACGAACGCCTGGCCGAGGCGCTTGCCGGCCGCTTTGCACCGCTGTCGACCCGGGACATCGACGTGGACCTGTCGCTTTCCCCGGAGGACGTGGCCAACCTGGCGCTCATGGGCCCGGCCGGCCACCACACGGACCGTGCCGCGCTGACCGAAAAGCTGGCCGGACTTCCGCCCGTCACCCGGGTCTCCGCACGGTTCCGGATCAGCGTCTTCGTGCCCTCGGAAATCCCCGCTCTATAA
- a CDS encoding NfeD family protein, producing the protein MFEWLGQNWWALWLTLFLVFAAVEMLTLDLFFIMLGGGALAGVVADFAGADLWLQIVVFCVVSLLMIVFVRPVTLKHLHKGPPEQRTNIDRLIGESALVLEAVTATGGRVKIGGDIWSARSQSGLLPEGQRVIVSAIEGATAVVSPQAETAVQ; encoded by the coding sequence ATGTTCGAATGGCTTGGCCAAAATTGGTGGGCGCTGTGGCTCACCCTCTTCCTGGTGTTCGCCGCCGTGGAGATGCTGACCCTTGACCTGTTTTTCATCATGCTGGGCGGAGGGGCCCTGGCAGGCGTGGTCGCCGACTTTGCCGGCGCGGACCTGTGGCTTCAGATCGTGGTGTTTTGCGTCGTCTCGCTGCTCATGATCGTCTTCGTCCGCCCGGTGACCCTCAAGCACCTGCACAAAGGGCCGCCCGAACAGCGCACCAACATCGACCGCCTGATCGGCGAATCAGCTCTCGTCCTCGAGGCCGTAACGGCCACGGGCGGACGCGTGAAGATCGGCGGCGACATCTGGAGCGCGCGCTCGCAGTCCGGGCTCCTGCCCGAAGGCCAGCGCGTCATCGTCTCGGCCATCGAAGGTGCGACGGCGGTTGTCTCGCCCCAGGCTGAGACCGCGGTCCAGTAG
- a CDS encoding SPFH domain-containing protein, whose amino-acid sequence MDSPGGVALTFVMVVLIIFVIIVLVRSVRIVPQARAGVVERLGKYQRTLNPGLTLLIPFVDRLLPLLDLREQVVSFPPQPVITEDNLVVSIDTVVYFQVTDPRAATYEIANYIQAVEQLTTTTLRNVVGGLNLEEALTSRDQINGQLRGVLDEATGRWGIRVSRVELKAIDPPHSIQDSMEKQMRAERDRRAAILTAEGTKQSAILTAEGQRQAAILKAEGEAKAAILRADGESQAIQKVFDAIHKGNPDQKLLAYQYLQTLPKLADGSSNKLWIIPSEVGEALKGIGSALGGTNPDPRSGDLFKGQESGPDGGQGSEAAARTQP is encoded by the coding sequence ATGGATAGCCCAGGAGGAGTCGCCCTCACGTTTGTGATGGTGGTTCTGATCATTTTCGTCATCATCGTGCTGGTCCGCTCGGTACGGATCGTGCCGCAGGCCCGGGCCGGCGTCGTGGAACGGCTGGGGAAATACCAGCGGACGCTCAACCCCGGACTGACCCTCCTCATCCCCTTTGTTGACCGGCTCCTGCCGCTGCTGGACCTCCGCGAGCAGGTGGTGTCCTTCCCGCCGCAGCCCGTGATCACCGAGGACAACCTCGTGGTGTCGATCGACACGGTCGTGTACTTCCAGGTCACAGACCCGCGCGCTGCCACCTACGAGATCGCCAACTACATCCAGGCCGTGGAACAGCTGACCACCACCACCCTGCGCAACGTGGTGGGCGGCCTCAACCTGGAAGAGGCGCTCACGTCCCGCGACCAGATCAACGGCCAGCTGCGCGGTGTGCTGGATGAGGCCACCGGCCGCTGGGGTATCCGTGTTTCCCGGGTGGAGCTGAAGGCCATCGACCCGCCGCACTCCATCCAGGATTCGATGGAGAAGCAGATGAGGGCGGAACGCGACCGCCGTGCAGCGATCCTGACCGCAGAGGGAACCAAGCAGTCTGCGATCCTGACGGCGGAAGGGCAGCGCCAGGCCGCCATCCTCAAAGCCGAGGGTGAAGCGAAGGCTGCCATCCTGCGTGCCGACGGTGAGTCGCAGGCCATCCAGAAGGTGTTCGACGCCATCCACAAGGGCAACCCCGACCAGAAGCTGCTGGCGTACCAGTACCTGCAGACTCTGCCGAAGCTCGCGGACGGGTCCTCCAACAAGCTGTGGATCATCCCGAGTGAAGTCGGCGAGGCACTGAAGGGCATTGGCAGCGCCCTGGGCGGAACCAACCCTGATCCCCGCTCCGGTGACCTGTTCAAGGGTCAGGAATCCGGGCCGGACGGCGGCCAGGGCAGCGAGGCTGCGGCCCGCACCCAGCCGTAG
- a CDS encoding RNA polymerase-binding protein RbpA, producing MSDRSLRGMRLGAQSMETESGVEPAPRQRVEYRCEDGEQVFVTFSSEAEIPPVWVSKTGKEALLVDGERPDTSSEKAVRTHWDMLLERRSLPELEQILEDRLTILRERRGERRSA from the coding sequence ATGAGCGATCGCAGCCTGCGGGGCATGCGTCTTGGCGCCCAAAGCATGGAGACCGAATCCGGCGTGGAGCCGGCTCCGCGTCAGCGGGTTGAGTACCGGTGCGAGGACGGCGAACAGGTTTTCGTAACCTTTTCCTCCGAAGCCGAAATTCCCCCTGTCTGGGTTTCCAAGACCGGCAAGGAAGCGCTGCTCGTTGATGGCGAACGCCCGGACACCAGCAGCGAGAAGGCAGTCCGCACCCACTGGGACATGCTGCTGGAGCGCCGCTCGCTTCCCGAACTGGAGCAGATCCTCGAAGACCGCCTCACAATCCTGCGCGAGCGTCGCGGCGAACGGCGTTCAGCCTGA
- a CDS encoding polyprenol monophosphomannose synthase — protein sequence MRVLTIIPTYNELESLPKTLGRLRAAVPASDVLVVDDNSPDGTGALADSIAAGDSQVHVLHRKGKEGLGAAYIAGFKWGLDAGYDVLVEMDADGSHQPEQLPSLLEAVDQGADLAMGSRWVKGGSVVNWPLYRQAISRTGSTYARIMLGLKIKDVTGGYRAFRRTTLEKLNLDQVDSVGYGFQVDLAWRVAKMGLNIVERPITFVERELGASKMSGNIVIEAMVNVTKWGLTARWQKLTGKSPRD from the coding sequence GTGCGTGTCCTCACCATCATCCCCACCTACAACGAGCTGGAGTCGCTCCCGAAGACTCTGGGACGCCTGCGCGCCGCGGTGCCGGCTTCTGACGTCCTCGTCGTGGACGACAACAGCCCGGACGGCACCGGAGCGCTGGCGGACAGCATCGCTGCCGGGGACAGCCAGGTCCACGTCCTGCACCGCAAGGGCAAGGAAGGCCTGGGCGCCGCCTACATTGCGGGTTTCAAGTGGGGACTTGATGCCGGGTACGACGTCCTCGTGGAGATGGACGCCGACGGGTCGCACCAGCCGGAACAGCTGCCTTCGCTGCTGGAGGCTGTGGACCAGGGCGCAGACCTGGCCATGGGTTCCCGCTGGGTCAAGGGCGGCAGCGTGGTGAACTGGCCGCTGTACCGCCAGGCGATTTCCCGGACCGGCAGCACCTATGCCCGCATCATGCTCGGCCTCAAGATCAAGGACGTGACCGGCGGCTACCGGGCGTTCCGCCGCACCACGCTGGAGAAGCTCAACCTGGACCAGGTCGACTCCGTGGGCTACGGCTTCCAGGTGGACCTCGCATGGCGCGTTGCCAAGATGGGGCTGAACATCGTGGAGCGGCCCATCACCTTCGTGGAGCGTGAGCTCGGTGCTTCCAAGATGAGCGGCAACATCGTGATTGAAGCAATGGTCAACGTGACAAAGTGGGGGCTGACCGCCCGCTGGCAGAAGCTGACCGGCAAGAGCCCCCGCGACTAG